A window of Dehalogenimonas sp. WBC-2 genomic DNA:
GGAGTTTTCGTTAAGCTGCGTTTGCCAGCGGTAGGCCGCTTCAGCGGTGATTCCTGCGCCATAAATTACTGGTATGTCCCTAAACAACTTATAGGCCATCTCCTTGGCTTGGTTATGACTCAAGGGCTTTGCAGGCTCTATCTTACGGGCAAACTGCTCTGTTACCAGAGCTGCCTCGGAAACCTCGGCTGCCTTGTCAGTTGCCAGACCCAACCTGGTTAAGAAATTCAGTAATGGGAAAATGCCCCACGCCACTGCTGCCCGGGGCTGGGCATCGTAACTATATACGAAAGCGGGTATCTTTTCTGATTGCGCTATTTCAAGCAACCTGCCGCCGGTGGTGATCACCAGTTTGCTGGCTACGGTTTTCAGAGCCTGCTTAAAGGCGGAAAGGGTTTCTTCAGTGTTCCCGGAGTAACTGGAAGCTACAATGAGCGTGCGTGAGTCTACCCAGGCGGGTAAATCATAATCTCGTAATACGGTGATCTGGGCTTTGGATTCAGATAGAAGTAATCGCTTTACAAGGTCACCACCTATAGCCGAGCCGCCCATGCCCAGTACCAAGACTTTGTCAATGCCCCGGTAATCCGGTAATTTAAACTCACAGGCCGCTTGCCAGGCGTCAAGGATGATTTGAGGCAGTTCACGGATACGCTGATGCATCCCGGAGGGATCAAATTTCTCATAGGTTGAGATTTCATCAAGTATTATTTCTTTCATCTCAAACCCCTGCCATCTTGCATCCGGCATCAAGCAGACGCTTCACTCTTTCCATGGAATCACTTTCAGCATATATGCGCAACAGTGGTTCAGTACCGGACGCACGGACCAACAGCCATGAGCTATCTTCAAAGGTGAAACGGAAGCCGTCCAATGTATCTTTCTTGACCTTGCTGCCATCAATAACTCCCGGGTCGGCGGCCTTCAATAAACCGATGACCTTTTTGCGATCCGCCTCGTTGAAAGAAACATCGATACGGTGATAGTGATGGGGGCCCACTTTATCATAGAGTAAAGTCACCAATTCTGAGGGTTTTTTATTAGTGCGGGCGATAAAATCCAGCAAGTAAAGACCTGCCAGCATGGCATCCCGTTCCAGTACGTGGTCCCTAAAACCGTATCCACCACTTTCTTCACCGCCTATAATGGCGTTTTCCCGCTCCATAATAGGAGCTACGTACTTGAAGCCAACCGGTGTTTCATATACAGGCACATTGTAGAGTTCCCCCAATTTATAAAGCATACTGGATGAGGTAATTGTTTTGACGATAGCCCCGCGCTGGCCACGGACTTCAAGCAGATATAAAGCCAGAAGTGAGATCACCTGCAACTGGGTTAAAAAATTGCCCTGTTCGTCAACAACTCCCAACCGGTCAGCATCACCATCGGTGGCTAAGCCGACGGCGGCAGCCTCAGCGGTCACTCTTGCTTTGAGTTCTTCTAGATTAATATCAATGGGTTCTGGTTGATGCATGCCAGGGAAAGCCGGATTGGGCTCACGCTTGATTTCAATTAGAGGGTAATTATCGCCGAGCAAACGCCGGAATAACCCGGCACCTGCGCCGTGCATGGAATCCACAATAATTTTGGTTTTACTTCTCTTCAAATTTTCAATATCAACCAGTTTGCCCAATTGTTTAATGTAAGGTGGCATCAGGTCTGTATATTCAAACAAACCTTTGCTGGCAGCTTGTTCCAGACTGAGTTTTTCCGGTTTGGTCCCAGCGTGGACTATATCCTTAACATGTTTTTCAATATTGGTCACAACTTCTTCTGAAGCACTGGAACCGGTGGGTGATTTCACTTTGAAACCATTCCATTGAGCAGGATTATGACTGGCAGTGATTACAACAGCGCCAC
This region includes:
- a CDS encoding glucose/mannose-6-phosphate isomerase (archaeal), translated to MKEIILDEISTYEKFDPSGMHQRIRELPQIILDAWQAACEFKLPDYRGIDKVLVLGMGGSAIGGDLVKRLLLSESKAQITVLRDYDLPAWVDSRTLIVASSYSGNTEETLSAFKQALKTVASKLVITTGGRLLEIAQSEKIPAFVYSYDAQPRAAVAWGIFPLLNFLTRLGLATDKAAEVSEAALVTEQFARKIEPAKPLSHNQAKEMAYKLFRDIPVIYGAGITAEAAYRWQTQLNENSKQWAFSQILPELNHNAIVGYEFPNELTSRLSVVILRSNHLSERIIERYKITTELLTQAGARVTFADGRGISPLAQMMSLVLLGDYVSYYLAALNKTDPTPVDNIDFLKQRLADTYQSRLET
- a CDS encoding phosphomannomutase, with translation MDNISPIKFGTDGWRGLIARDFTFDNLAICAAAYSLYLKQTNLAQKGVVIGYDTRFLSYEFARETAEILTGAGIHVTLSNTAVATPVVSYGTLNRKSGGAVVITASHNPAQWNGFKVKSPTGSSASEEVVTNIEKHVKDIVHAGTKPEKLSLEQAASKGLFEYTDLMPPYIKQLGKLVDIENLKRSKTKIIVDSMHGAGAGLFRRLLGDNYPLIEIKREPNPAFPGMHQPEPIDINLEELKARVTAEAAAVGLATDGDADRLGVVDEQGNFLTQLQVISLLALYLLEVRGQRGAIVKTITSSSMLYKLGELYNVPVYETPVGFKYVAPIMERENAIIGGEESGGYGFRDHVLERDAMLAGLYLLDFIARTNKKPSELVTLLYDKVGPHHYHRIDVSFNEADRKKVIGLLKAADPGVIDGSKVKKDTLDGFRFTFEDSSWLLVRASGTEPLLRIYAESDSMERVKRLLDAGCKMAGV